From Candidatus Gastranaerophilales bacterium:
TAACTTCAACTTTACCTTTAAAAGCAGGTGTAACTAGACTTTGACCCCTATAAACCTGATTATTTTTGACAGAACTGATTTTTGTTATCATGAAGTTTTCCTCGCTAATTTCTCATAACACTCACAATGGTTAGTAACTAATGTAATTATTTTTATTTGCCATGTATAAAATAGAAATCTTATGTTTTGTTACAAAAGTTAATTATTTAATTTTTTTATTGTGATTCCTTATTTTAACAGATAAATATTCTGTAGTTCTTTAGTTGCACTTGGTTTATAACTTATTTTTGTTCTGCTTTAGCTTTCTTTTCTGCTTCTGCTTTTTCTTTGGCAATCTGGTCTACAATTCCTTGTTGCTCTTGTTTGATACCTTCCCTTGATAGTCCCAACAAGTTTAAATATTCAAATATAGGTCCTTGGTCATTTGGTCTTACCCAACTTAAGTTTTCTTGCAAATCAGCTGCAACCATTTGTTTATATTTATCTTTATCGTTATGGTAAACTTTTAATGCTTCTACCATAGTTTCATACAACTCTTTATCAAGCTGTTCCTGTGTTGTAGCAGGAGCTATTTCTGTTTTTGTTAAAAATCCATTAACACCATTTTTTACTGTATCTATAAATCCGCCTGTTCTTGTTGTAATAGGTATAGTACCGACCGCAAAAGATTGACCTTGTGTTAACCCGCATGGCTCATAATTAGAAGGTGACACAAAGAAATCACTACAAGGCATCATAGCAAAGTTAGGCATATATCCTGTCATTACTAAAATCCTATCCTTACCGCCTTGAATTTCTTGTAATTCTTTTAAATATTGTGCTTGTGCTGAATCAACTAATTGACCACCTACCACTACTACCGGTTTAGCCAAAGACCCAAAGTCTTTTTCCCAGTTTTCAAATAATAAAGCCATTGCCCCTTTAAATGTTTTTAAGCCTTTTTGATCTGTTAGTCTATGAGCAAACGATAATAAAGGTGCCTGCATAAAATCTTCTTCTGATACAGTAAACTTACCGGTATCACCTAACAATGACAAGCTATTATTATTAACTTTCATTGTACCGTCAGTAGCCATTTTCTTTATAAATGCAGAGTAAAGATTTCTTTTGTTTTCAGCTTTTGCTAACATAACATCATCAATTTGGGTATTTTTATCATATGTTTTAAGCTCAAAACTTAAATTTTTCGATACAGATTCTTTATGGTTTTTTGTATCACTTGTTTTTGTATCTAAACCATTTACAATACCTACAACAGTACCATCTTTACTTGCTTTTGCTTTCAATAAATTCCAAACAATGCCTGAACCCGGAGTATTGGAATTACCTAACGGAGTATCACAAATTTCTTTTGCGTATTGTTTTGACACAGGAGTGAAGAAATCTGATAACGCTACGCCCGTAAATAAATTATTAACTTGTCTTTCATTAGCATTATTAGGTTTAACCAATATGGCATTTGACAGATCATCGATAGGAAGCTTCGTTTGCGCTAACTTAGTTATGGCTACAGCATAGCTATCAAATAATGTATTAATAATATTTTCGTTAACTTCTTTATTTCTTGCATTATTTCCGCCTGAATTTACATTACCTTGTATTCCTACATTATGACCAATCATAACCAAAGGCATATCCCTTAATGCACTATACGCATTATCATCAATTTCGCCATAAGCATATTCCATTGAAGATTTATATCTTAAAAGAGGAGCCATAGTGCCGGCATGCCAATCATTCAAAATCATTGAAACAGGTGGTTTAAGGTTATTCCATTCTGTTTTATCAAAAATTTGTAAATCAGCACTGCATTTTGTTTCATTTCCAAGCGCTGCGTTAATTTTAGTATTAGCTAATTGATAAACAGCTTTATTAAAGAATGCAAATTTTTCAGGCTCTTCTGCTAAAACATTTGCATCATAAATATGATCACTTAAAAAACTATTATTTTTAATAAATACTAATTTTTTGGTTTTCTTAGGAGCATTTGGTTCTACAGGCACAGGTACATCGCATGTAAAGAATTCCACTTGTTCTACTCGCGGAGCTCCATTTTTGTAAACCGTTATAGGCATTTGAGCTACTTTATTCAAATTAAAAGTTGTAGTATTATATGTGTAAGTATAAACTTGTTTTCCATCTTGCATTTCCATTTTAAAAGCACTTTTATTTTTCTTTAAATACATTGGTATGAAAGTAGGGACATCTAAATCAAGGTTTGTAAAGTTGTTTTGTAATTCAACGGGGACATCACCTAATCCGCCTGTTTGAATAGGTTTATATTCTGCCGTAAGCGCCCAGGTAGAAGTTGATTTTAACTCTTTAGAATATTTTTCTCTATAAGTTTTGACATCACTTATTGCTTGGCTTCTTGATTTAGAGTATAGAGATTCTGATACTCCTTGTATAAATTTTACAGCTTTTTCATTTCGTTTAAGGTTTATTTTTCC
This genomic window contains:
- a CDS encoding glycogen/starch synthase, whose protein sequence is MISGLSKNVQQLSEQISKIKVPPAATQNAAPKTGLLLSGLLGLGSGAAISKYITEKKGELKSQGFSDEEINNAENVSKSISDLTERVPALNNGINEAKALASNTRAGATVNPAVKEHTENVFGLDLLTVQNYAGKINLKRNEKAVKFIQGVSESLYSKSRSQAISDVKTYREKYSKELKSTSTWALTAEYKPIQTGGLGDVPVELQNNFTNLDLDVPTFIPMYLKKNKSAFKMEMQDGKQVYTYTYNTTTFNLNKVAQMPITVYKNGAPRVEQVEFFTCDVPVPVEPNAPKKTKKLVFIKNNSFLSDHIYDANVLAEEPEKFAFFNKAVYQLANTKINAALGNETKCSADLQIFDKTEWNNLKPPVSMILNDWHAGTMAPLLRYKSSMEYAYGEIDDNAYSALRDMPLVMIGHNVGIQGNVNSGGNNARNKEVNENIINTLFDSYAVAITKLAQTKLPIDDLSNAILVKPNNANERQVNNLFTGVALSDFFTPVSKQYAKEICDTPLGNSNTPGSGIVWNLLKAKASKDGTVVGIVNGLDTKTSDTKNHKESVSKNLSFELKTYDKNTQIDDVMLAKAENKRNLYSAFIKKMATDGTMKVNNNSLSLLGDTGKFTVSEEDFMQAPLLSFAHRLTDQKGLKTFKGAMALLFENWEKDFGSLAKPVVVVGGQLVDSAQAQYLKELQEIQGGKDRILVMTGYMPNFAMMPCSDFFVSPSNYEPCGLTQGQSFAVGTIPITTRTGGFIDTVKNGVNGFLTKTEIAPATTQEQLDKELYETMVEALKVYHNDKDKYKQMVAADLQENLSWVRPNDQGPIFEYLNLLGLSREGIKQEQQGIVDQIAKEKAEAEKKAKAEQK